Proteins from a single region of Mytilus trossulus isolate FHL-02 chromosome 2, PNRI_Mtr1.1.1.hap1, whole genome shotgun sequence:
- the LOC134707225 gene encoding fatty acid-binding protein 5-like, with the protein MTGLDAFVGSWQEQSKEGFDEMASALGLPADKVELYKAARTAISYGKDGDGWVINVGLVGVPGGREFKFSVGQPYDSADIDGSPMKSLVNVDNGKLVEQHTNQSLGAEMNIERWIEDGQMFVKTSCSGLSMLSKYAKV; encoded by the exons ATGACTGGATTAGATGCGTTTGTTGGAAGCTGGCAGGAGCAATCCAAGGAAGGTTTTGATGAAATGGCTAGTGCCTTAG GTTTACCAGCTGATAAAGTCGAGCTTTATAAGGCAGCAAGAACTGCAATTTCATACGGAAAAGATGGCGATGGTTGGGTAATAAATGTTGGCTTGGTTGGTGTTCCTGGTGGCCGAGAATTCAAATTCAGCGTAGGACAGCCTTATGACTCAGCTGATATAGATGGGTCTCCAATGAAG AGTTTAGTTAATGTTGATAATGGAAAGCTGGTGGAACAACACACAAATCAGTCTCTAGGAGCAGAAATGAATATAGAACGATGGATAGAAGATGGACAAATGTTTGTA AAGACATCGTGCTCTGGATTATCAATGTTATCAAAATATGCTAAAGTTTGA